In a genomic window of Helianthus annuus cultivar XRQ/B chromosome 10, HanXRQr2.0-SUNRISE, whole genome shotgun sequence:
- the LOC110881645 gene encoding uncharacterized protein LOC110881645 — MFDLMFGWRKASQCKKLMKKLRCRLSLLKNKRCCIVKQLRNDVAQLIKHGHHQTAFHRVDEIYKDECIIAVYDLLAHFCEFLSHQLPYIRRSRDCPNDINEAISSIIFASARCGELPELLRIRKLFSQRYGERFEARALDLLPGNLVNFQAPLKEDGEDQRVFMFTTSVGSHKSIGLLISIIDWLVRAGSKKRSSDSHPPAVEKHNCIVRPTGEVKAMTMPCDRWKKGVDEEADGVMRCYSLPHVHPKLPDYDELAAKFIALKKEKFLNV; from the exons ATGTTTGATCTCATGTTTGGATGGAGAAAAGCCTCCCAATG CAAGAAGCTGATGAAGAAGCTTAGGTGTCGTTTGAGTCTGCTCAAGAACAAGAGATGctgtattgtaaaacagttacgAAATGATGTCGCACAACTCATCAAACACGGTCATCATCAGACTGCCTTCCACAGA GTGGATGAAATCTACAAGGACGAATGCATCATCGCAGTATACGACCTTTTGGCTCATTTTTGTGAATTTTTATCTCATCAACTTCCCTACATTCGTCGTAGCAG GGATTGCCCTAATGACATCAATGAAGCAATATCGAGCATTATTTTCGCATCAGCAAGATGTGGAGAGCTGCCAGAGCTTCTGCGCATACGTAAACTCTTTAGCCAGCGCTATGGGGAGCGCTTTGAGGCCAGGGCACTCGATTTACTTCCAGGAAATCTAGTCAATTTTCAG GCTCCATTGAAGGAGGACGGTGAAGATCAAAGGGTTTTCATGTTCACCACCAGTGTAGGAAGCCATAAAAGCATAGGCTTACTGATTTCGATCATCGATTGGTTGGTTAGAGCAGGATCAAAGAAAAGATCATCAGACTCCCATCCTCCCGCTGTCGAAAAGCACAACTGCATTGTTAGGCCGACTGGAGAAGTGAAGGCAATGACTATGCCTTGTGATCGTTGGAAGAAAGGTGTGGATGAAGAAGCTGATGGTGTAATGAGGTGCTATTCGTTGCCTCATGTGCATCCGAAACTCCCAGACTATGACGAGTTAGCGGCAAAGTTCATAGCACTCAAGAAAGAAAAGTTTCTGAATGTTTAA